The genomic interval aaatagagattgTAAAAGAGTTACTTAGGTAAAAAACGTCAAGATGTTTGCTGCTATGTTCTTGTTGGGTATGTGTCTGCTGGTCAGTGAAACCTTGTGTGTAAGCTACAACTCCAGCTTGAGTGTATTCTGTAATAGAAGAGGAAATTGGAAAAGTTGGAGTCTAGATAGTTGTGTTTTTAGCTTTTTACAGGTCTGCAGCTGTGGTTTGTAGAACACGAGCTAAATTGGCCCTGTGCAGTATGTGTGAAAGAAGCAGAAGTTGTGGCCAAAGCATGGGAGCAGCTGATGCAGTTCCGAGCCTTAGTGTCCTTTATTACCTGCCTGTCGGTCTGCTCGTTGGACTGTGAGCGGctctagagcagtgcttctcaaccttcctaacactgcaaccctttaattcTTTCCTCGAGTTGTGGTGGtccccagccataaaatttttcgttgccacttcataactgtaattttgttactgttatgaaccatagtGTAAAGATCTGGTATGCCACCCCCAAAGGAGTCTCACaggctgagaatcactgctctagagGGAATGGGAGTGGGAGGTTATTTATTAAGTTAAAGAAGGTTGCATGTTGAGCACTCCTTAGGCTGAGAACCAGGAGGGTTTCAGGTTTCAGAATTTGTTGGATTTGggaatatttgcatatttataatgAGCTATCCTGAGGATAAGGTTTGAGTATAGGTAAGAGATTGACCTATTTCATGCATACACAAATGTGCCTGAAAGTAACTATACATAATATTTTGAGTGCACCTACCATTGACTGAGTTACCCTGTAAGGTCGGGTGAATAATTTGTGCCATGTTAGCATTCAAAAGAACTTTCGAATCAGAGCTTTTCAGGTTTCATATTAGATTTTTAACGTGTATGCAACTCTTCGTGCATTGTTGAGATggcttcttttgttgttggtggtggctTAGTTTGGTTTTGGGTGTGGGGAGTCAAACCCACGACctcatacatgctaagcaagttctctaccactgagctgtgtccccagccaTTGGGATTTCGATTCAAGGCTACTGTGTACCTGAGGCTGGTATtaaattttctgtgtagccccaaAACTCAGGATACTGCTGCCTTCATCTCATGATTATAAataggcatgggccaccacaccagTCATAAAACAGACTTCTGAAAAGTCTTAGTAAATAAGGAATCAAAACTAAGTTAAGTGTCAGTCTTGGCTGTCAAAGCAAGTGGTTTAGTGAGAATAAGAATTGGTAGTGGTGGTACTTTATTATAATGAGCTAGAAATAGTTAAGACTAATTGATCTATAAAAAGATCTGTGGTCATGGAAAGGAATAGAGATTTGTAACTTAGGCAGCCAAAATTATAAGAACATATAATCTCCTCACCAAATGTAATTTAGAAGAACAAGAAGTGTGGTGCAAATGCTTTAACTCTCATACCCAGGAGAAGTTGttcttcttgttttaaaaattctttatatttcattaattttcagagaaacaaaagggGACTATCACTGACTACTAGGAATTTTAATCTAAATTTAACAATAACAAATCTAAACTTCTACTCTATTGGTTTCTGATTTTTAACAGTCTTTAAACCCAAAGACTTGGCATCCTGTTGATAAAGCTGATTGCCCATTGGTGTCATGTATCAACTAGAACACGTGGTTACAGATTGCTTATCTATTCCTAATAGGTTTTAGCTTTCTCATcacttctatttcttgtattttcataGTCAAAAAATGTAATACTTGGATTCTTTGAAAACTGAAGACTTATCATTTTGTGTTGGAAATTTTTCATCTTTGCTCCATaattgtaaaacatttttttatttttattatattttagttagAATGATCAATCCAAtgaatgtcttcatttctttatcatctttttcttttagtcACCTTTGTATGCACACCTGTCTTCAGCCTTTGCCCATTACAAATCAAGTAAATGttgtacacatataataaaagatGAAGTAAAAGTCAAGCATCCTTTTAGAAAAATGAGATGGTCCCAGCTCTTCTTGCAAAATGAAACTCTTTCTGCAAAACGGAGCCCTTCCCGTTGAGTGGCTTTCTGGATGAGGGTACCACATTCTTTATTCCTGTTTGTCTCACGTTGATTGGTGGGTTGGAAAAACTCATCTAGTCGTTTATAATACAAAGAATTGCCCTGAGTTATTTGCACATAACTTTGTCCTCATTTTTAGTCTATAATTCTATACTACCTgctattttgctttcttttttattatcaattTTTCTGTGTATAAGCGTGTTGCTTACAAATATGTCTGTGCATCAGGtatacccatggaggccagaagagagcgtgAATTTactagaacaggagttacagacagttgtaaactgccatgtcagtgctgggaatgaaacccaggttcTCTAAAGAATATctattgctcttaaccactgagacaactctctggccctcttttttttttttttagttctaaaatgccttttgtcagttttcttcttttgggtaaaaaattttaaattctgcaCAAAAGATGACTGGACATTTTGTCAGTAAAGTATTTGATACAATATAGTGCAAAAagttttcctcttttctgtttccttactTTTAGTCGTTCTTAGTATGGCTGGAAGTGGTTGACAGATTATAATGAAATCTTACATTTGTTTCAAGATGTAAAGGAAAATATAGTTATTATGATTCTATAGTATTTAAATTGTCAAAAGCGTTCTGTGACCCATTGTTACTTGAAGgatcctttttttgttgttgttgtttttgtttttgttttgttttgttttggagtaaactttatttctgttctttgaaagatctcttaaacaataaaacattttggGTCTAATAAATAATTGGAAtttctcaaacaaaccaaaaaaaaaaaaaaaaaaacttgaaagatTATGATGACATGTTATTCCTTAGAATATCAACAAGGTATATTTTTGagtgatttattaatttttttgtgtatgtgaacatgtgtatatacatgtatactcaGCATAATTCCATGTCACACTACATGGGAGTCAGTTTTTTCCACCTTGGAATCCCAGGGGATCAAACttaagttgtcaggcttggtaacaAGCAACTTcttccattgagccatctcactggcccaaacccagaatttttaaagctttgtttACCAGTCCTGGCAACCTTCTGGTACTGAGTGCTCTAGTCCCCTTCACAGCTCGATCTAGGGTAATAAGTGTCACAGATTTGCATCCTGAAGCTTGGGATCCACAGGAGTGTGAACACAGTAATGTATGAGCACTCTATGTGATGCTGGCATTTTCAGGCTTTATAGATAGAGCTGTGGCTGTAACAAAATTAAGGGTTCTGCCATGAGGTGAGGGAAGGGAGTCTAGCAGAACTCAGGTGTGATACACTGATTAACTTCTAAAAACCATGAGTCCCAGTTAGTTAAAACTTGGAGTTAGAGATTGACtgtaaatattttagtatttgtaAATGCAGAACAAAGACCAAGATAACTAATGTCTTGCAGCTTGGAtctagcaattgggaggcagCAGACTTGggcaatgaagaaagaaaacaaaagttcttGAGACTTATGGGTGCGGGAAAGGTAAGCATTGTATATCTGTCTTTATCCTTTTAAAACAATGCTGTGTTTCTAGGGGTTAAGTGAGGAGGATGGGGCATCTTGGGTTCCATCTTCTTGATTGTTTTTGGCTTTGAGAAGTATACCTAGCCTAACTAAACACTTTCCATTTATACTATTTCAGAACCAGTCTGGGCTTTCTTTGCCAGTGTGGTTAGAGACTGTATGAAGAAAATTGGATTTGTATAAACTTAGCTGATTGCTTGCTGCTGATGGTTTTCATAGAAGGCATTTCTAAGCAATTAAAGCTGCTTCTCAAAGTCAGAAGTCTGTATTTCATAGCCTTTAAAGTACCAGCCAAGAGAATATTGCTTATCAGAGACCTAATTTTAGGAATGTTGCATGTATCTTGTAATACAACCAAGTTTAATTAAATGTATAGTTATGGGTGCTAGAAAAGCACTCTTTGAAAGCCTTTCTTTTCCTAGAAGTTATGTTTTACAAACTACATTTGAAAGCATTGGGAGagcattttttcttttcagcACCCCAAGATAAAACCCCaccctttgtttttgttgtacaCGGGAAGCCCTGGTGCATTTCACCAGCAGTTACTGATTATCTGATACATGCCAACACTGCTCTGGGTCCTGGGTATCACCAATGGTGACGTGGTGACGATTGTGCTTTGAAAGAAACTGAAACTACCACAGAGTCACTAGTGTGAGGGAGCTTACAGTAGTGGCCAGTTATCTCTGACTTTGCCACCCAAGAAAGCTTCCAGAAATAGTAGTGGGCAGATATACAGACTCAGCTCCAGCAGGGGTTCTGAACagagagcctgaggaaggcagacCCTCAGAGCTGTCGGGAGGCATTTCTGTAGTGAGTCAGTGATCCATGCTCCCTGAGGACTTGCAGTTTTTCATAGTACACAACTTTCTCTTGGCATTTACAAATAAAAGACTTGTTAAAGGTTTATAAAGTAATAATTTAGGGGACATGATAAAGTACTAGGATGAAAATTGTGACATACTAAAAACATCCTAACAGAATCTGTAAAATTTGGTGACCAGTTAATGGGCTTTCTACCATCATGTAAATCTTTGCCTAAAGGGCTGGAGGTGGAGCTTAGATGTGTCCTTAGGtaggagaaacaggaagacatACATGTGTCTCCACAGGTGGTTTTTAATGTTACTTTGGAATTAGATTTAATCTTTCCCTCTTTTCATGGATCCTTTCGTTACTTTAGGAAATGAAATGGGAAGTATAAAGAGTGGACTGAACTAACATAATGAACTAATTATGTAGTTTCTTtgaattaaagtatttttatgtattgtattatgtggttttaaggtcttttttttttttttgacaggttgAAATTAAGGGTTTATTGTAATCTAATCTCTTAAGCTGCAGGCCAGcatggtttacagaatgagttccaggacaatcagaactacatagagaaatcagTGTTGAGATGGGGGTAAGGGGCCATGACAAAATGACAGCACACACTCAGTAGGAAAGAAAATGCTTGGGCTAGCTTAATTTTCTCATTACGTATCACTTAAAATTCCAGCTTGGGACAGGCAtgatggtgcttgcctttaatcctaccacgtgggaggcagatgcaggtagatctcttatgagttcaaagccagcctggtctacatagtgagactttgtctcaaaatattgGAACCTGGTCTTCCTTTGAGTTTTCTGTCACTGtactctctgttttgttttgatggcaCTGCCTTCTGATATTGTATAATTCACTGTTTAATCTTTCCTCTTGTTAATATGTAATTTCATGAAGACAGAGATCTTGATTTATGCCTTAGTCTTCAGAATATTCCAGAAGCCTGCAGTAGTTTCCACTACATTATAGTAAATACCCAGTAATTCTATTGAACGAGCAATTTcaagttttaatatattttctaccTTCTTACAGAAGGAACACACTGGTCGTCTTGTTATAGGAGATCACAAATCAACATCTCACTTCCGAACAGGTAAGAAAAACATGGTTAAAGTAGAGGTGCTAGATTTATATGATTTTGAGCTTTTCTGTTCATAGTTCTGTTAATTAAAGCATCTCAAGGGAAGTAAATTCTATTTGGAATTTACCAGTTGCCTAGTGTGGTTAAAGCCCTGGCTTTGCAGcaccagaaaagggaaaaaatatatggaaaaaatttttaataaaaactgcAGATTGTTGGATTTTAATTCAGTCTGCTGGAAAGTAAACAAAATCTTGGTTGTTATTAATTAACAGCATAATCTAAACTAACTGTAACAAAAATTTTAACTGAATCATTTAACTTTATGTGACCTATCTTATATAGTATATTTCagaactcttttaaaaaatctatcatTTTTCTGACATTAGTTATTTCAGAATGATTAGCATTGTTCCATAAGGTAGAGCATCAGCTTTGCAAAATGGAAAGGCATTTTGGCGTTTAATACTTCCTCTTTTAAACTTGGGAATTGTAGCAAAGTGAAATGACAGGAATTCGTGAAAAGACCATGACAGTCCTTGCTGTGCTCACTAGATAATGAATGCCAAAGACATTGAGAGGTAGGTCTGTGAGGAAAATAACCTGAAGCACAAAAATTTGTGATTGGAACCTAAAATTGCTTTTGTGTTTATACACTAAAGCACTGTGCCCAGTCTTGAGTACAGACTATTGGGGACCATCTGTTTTAAGTGGGGTTCACAGGGCTGTTAGTGCTCGCTCCTCCTTCTAGTGTAGAGTAAGTACGAACATACAAATGTTGCATATTAAATAACTTGagtttttagtttatttgtttttatcaacTGAGAAGCAAAGACAGACACCAAGAAGCATTACCAAGCCACCCTGAAATGACCTTGAATGCTCTGAGTAGAATtgctcatttttgttttctctgttcagAAACAGATGCTCCCGTTTGTCAGAGGTTTTTAGGTCCCTTGGAGAAAACCTTCAGAGTGATCATTAGACACTTAATTTAGAAGGTTGGCTCCTAAAAGTCCCCATAAATATGTCTGTTGACTACTGTGTTGTTTAGTGGGTAGCAACTGTGCTACAGAAACTGTCCACAGAAGGCATCGTGAAGTCAATCCCAGTTAGAGAACTCAGCCCTGAATAGAATAGCCTCTGTTTTGTGGGTCTTTTTGTGTAATCAGATGTTTTTGTTGATTTGACTGAATCATAACCAAAGTACAATGGACACGCAggggaagaagacaagaagatTAATGAGGAGCTGGAGTCTCAGTACCAGCAGAGCATGGACAGCAAGCTGTCAGGACGGTACCGGCGGCACTGCGGGCTCGGCTTCAGTGAGGTATGACTGCTCATGACTGGAACACCATCACTTTCCGTTGCCAGAGCAGCCGAGCACCCTAGAGAGAATGCTTTCTTGTTGGCTACTTAAAACACTCTTACAGCATGTCTTTGTCACTAGAGAGTCAGGAGTTTCTTAAGGAGTTAAAATGAGTATTCTAATGTTGGCTTAGGGTAAATTTTACTTAACTTAGGCGAACCTTTAACAAATATGAATAAACGCTCATAAGATAAAATCTTTCATTTAAGTTTAAAATTCTGGCTTAGATTTGTTTCTTAGCTGTTTCTTGACTTGTCTTTGTAGTAAGTGCCAATGTGTACTAGTGACTAGAACAGTGTGAATTACTGACAGATGCtgtttcacaaaaagaaaagcaaaaaatttCAAGCTAGAGGAGGGAGACAACAACAGAGTGCTCCTGAGCAGCTTTCCTTAGTCTGGAATGGCTGTCCTCAGTCTTCCCTCAGCCACCCAGGGATTTTAATGTGTCTATGAAATACTGACCTGTACTATTAAGTGGACTGCTTTGGGGGTTTTTCTTTGGAATGTagggtgttttgagacagagtctcactatgtagcccctgCTGTaacttgaactcatagagatccacctgcctctgcctcctgagtgctgacattaaaggtgtgcatcactatgCCCAACTAAGTGGATTGTTTTGAAGACAGTAAGGGTCAGTCTCAGTTCCCAGTTTGGGTACTGGCCACTTGTTTTTCCCTCACAGGCCTTTGGTTGATGTTTTAGGTAGATCATGACGGGGAAGGCGATGTGGCTGGAGATGACGACGGTGAGGACGACTCTCCTGATGCTGAAAGTCCAGATGACTCAGACAGTGACTCTGAGTCTGAGAAGGAGGAGTCTGCGGAAGAGCTTCATGCTGCTCATCCCGATGACACAGAAGACCCGAAGAGCAAAAAAGATGCAAAGAGCAATTATAAGATGATGTTTGTCAAGTCCAGTGGCTCATAACTACCAAACACTTAGTCTTTGTATTAAAAGTAAGCCTTATTGTTATAATGCACAGTGGAGGACTGCTTACAGAGCACAGACCtttgtattataatttttaaaaaggccctTTTAAATAACTACAAAGAGTGTTTGCTTTCAAATGCCGTGGGTTACATTTCTCTGGGCATGACTATAACCATTTTTGTAAAGAGTCAGAgttgtataaaatgaaaaataaatactgtACTCAGCTTCCTCTCATATTAGCATCATCTGCCCTCTCCCACCGGTTGCCCCTGTAGGTGCATTATGGGGGACGCTTGCTTTGTCTGTGGTAGCTCTCTCATCGTCATCTTTTGGTTTGTTGCTATTTTTCTCTTACGTAATTCATTTGATACTGTGACGAGTTCCCTTGATTATACTTTGTTAAAGTAGACCTGTCCATCATGGATTTGGCTGCCAGCAGCCACGCTGCAGACCATCGTTGACAGTCCATGCTTGTTTAGTCTCTGCTCTCAGACCACAGCAAGCATAGGACACTGGTGTGTGGAAGTGCCCTGTCACATCATTCAAAGGTTGCAAACCCAAAAAGTCTTTATATAATTTGATTTCACTGTATGGTAAAGTTTTGATAAAATTTGGCCAGtttttacagaagaaattatttctcTGCTCATTTAGTCCTgtgtatttagaaatatgtaaaactggattttttttaaggTACTATGTGACCAAAGTTCATTTTTCCTTCTAAGGTCTAAATAAAGAGAAAGCAGTTTCCCATATTTGGCTGTGATGCCTTTATCCTCATTGTCTGTAATGGGGAACAGGCTTTCTGAGTGAGAAGTAGGAAACCATGTTCATCTCATCTTCTCTTGACTGATGGCTGAGAGGACGCATCGCCAGGGGACTGCACTGCTAGAGCAAGTGGGACTCTTCTGCTCGCTACTTGGTTTGTACACAGTTAACAACAGTGTGTGTAATGTACCTTGAAGAAGTTTGGTTTTAGCTTAAACATTGATTTTCAAATCCAGCCTCTGGGATTGCACATTATAGTTAACTTAAGTAGAAACTGAAAGCTAAATTATGTTTAAGAATAGatgagaggctagagagatggctcagtgattaagagcactggctgtccttccagaggaccagggttctatTTCAGCATCtatatggcagcttacaactaattccagttccaggcaaTCCAGTGTAGCCTTCtcacctccacaggcaccaggaaggtgagtggtgcacaaacataccaGGAAGTAAAACACCATTTAAGAGCAGAACCATGAGTTGCTAGCCTGGCACCCTAGTGCTAGGGAGACTGAGATGACTGCCCCGAGGTCTGAGAAGCTGCATAGAAGGACTAAGAAATACTAAGGGAAGCTGGAAAACCCAGCTGCCTGGGGGCACTTTGCTCACATGGAAAAGGTGTCCTCAGGACCACAGAAGAATCAGTGAGATTTTAAAGCATTCCCATCAATTCACTGTTAAACATGCAGGGCAATTtataggggttttttttgttgttgttgttgtttttaaatccaTGTCTAACTACTGAACACCAACAGAACTCAGAGTTAAAATAGGTTTTGGAGTATTGGTCCATGAGGCCCTGCAGTCCCTACACCACATTAAACACCTCGCCTGTCTTACATGAATGAATAGCAAGGAAGTTTAACAacatgaaaggaaaacaaaagacttgATATGCTGTCGTGTACtcagtgtttttttaaatttgaatactTGACTTTCATAACCCCAGatggtttttttctatttttaaattttatttaatcttttttttttacaatccagattttcttccctttcccagtccaccctctgactgttccacatcccatacctcctctccccCCTGCATCCACCCCCCTGCCCTGACTCTATCAAgatgtccccacctcccccaaACCCTGGGGAGTGTCTTAGTCCCTCCAGTCTcttagggttaggtgcatcttctgagtccagacccggcagtcctctgctgtatatgtgttggggggggggggggcaggtctCATATcggctggtgtatgctgcctggctggtggtccagtgtctgagagatcttgggggtccaggttagttgagactgctggtcctcctacagggtcaccctcctcctcagcttcttccagcttttccctaattcaaccacaggggtcatcaccttctgttcattggttgtgtataaatatctgcatctgactcagctgtttgttgggtcttttggtgGGCAGTGATGATAGGTCCCTTTCTGTGGgcattccatagcctcagtaatagtgtcaggccttggggcctccccttgagctggatcccaatttgggcctgttgctggacctccttttcctcaggctcttctccatttttgtctccacAGTTCTTTAAAACATCAGGAAATTGGACCAGTAAGACTGTAGAGGCACTAGCTGTCAGTCCTGCCCTTGACGACCTGAGTTTGCTCTCCAGTACCCATGTGGTAGAAGTCAAGAACAA from Arvicanthis niloticus isolate mArvNil1 chromosome 1, mArvNil1.pat.X, whole genome shotgun sequence carries:
- the C1H11orf58 gene encoding small acidic protein isoform X1 — protein: MSSARESHPHGVKRSASPDDDLGSSNWEAADLGNEERKQKFLRLMGAGKKEHTGRLVIGDHKSTSHFRTGEEDKKINEELESQYQQSMDSKLSGRYRRHCGLGFSEVDHDGEGDVAGDDDGEDDSPDAESPDDSDSDSESEKEESAEELHAAHPDDTEDPKSKKDAKSNYKMMFVKSSGS
- the C1H11orf58 gene encoding small acidic protein isoform X2, translating into MGAGKKEHTGRLVIGDHKSTSHFRTGEEDKKINEELESQYQQSMDSKLSGRYRRHCGLGFSEVDHDGEGDVAGDDDGEDDSPDAESPDDSDSDSESEKEESAEELHAAHPDDTEDPKSKKDAKSNYKMMFVKSSGS
- the C1H11orf58 gene encoding small acidic protein isoform X3 — protein: MDSKLSGRYRRHCGLGFSEVDHDGEGDVAGDDDGEDDSPDAESPDDSDSDSESEKEESAEELHAAHPDDTEDPKSKKDAKSNYKMMFVKSSGS